DNA sequence from the Thunnus maccoyii chromosome 7, fThuMac1.1, whole genome shotgun sequence genome:
CACTGTTCTCGAACACAGCCCCAAGCGGTTTTCACAATGTTCACTTTTCTTCACTCAGAAATGAACCTGACAGGAAAATTTTCCCTCCACCCTCCACTCCCACCCAATGTCTTCTGCACATAGAGGATTTAAAGCTCTGCTTACACAGCAGTGATTTGAATGGTTTGTTTACACAGGCGGGTTATGCCTATTAGTAACAATTCAGTCTTTCTGATGGCTTACTGGTTATCAATTCTAACGGTGCCAGCGATCAAGGTACATCCATTATTCATGACTCTTGGCTTACAAACTTGAATGTGAGCCAGTGTGTGTGAGCAACCATCACATTCTGGCGCCAGTCATAGATGGATCTTCAATGACTCCTGTGATTAGTCCTTCATTCCTGTGCATGGAGCTGAAACTGCATCATTTTCATCCAACCCCACAAGGAAAACTGCACTCAACCTTATGTAGCGCGAGCTTGCCAGTTGCTTCAGAAGCCCTGTTCTGTATGATGAGCGGCCATCAGATGCTTTAGCACAGTGCTCCTCACTTGAAGATGAAAGCCAGGCCCAGTTTAATTGCTGCTGGAGGGGTCCATTTTATGGCGCTCCTCGGAAGTCCCAGAGGCTCTCTGTGAGACATCTTAAAGGTTGCCCAATACACAGTCTTAGCACCaacccctgtgtgtgtgtgcatgtgtgtgtgtttatttaaggAGGTCGTAATCACAGTCTTGTCTTTAACCCTTTTTGCTTCAGGGGAAACCAGAAGTGCACAGTCTAGTCCAGGCAACAGGTGTTACGCAGATTGATCTGTCCTTTTCAAATATGCACAGACATTGTTTTGAAACGTCAAACCAGTTGATGAACAACTTTtatctgtaaatattgttgcCTTTATCATTTTGTCTTCACAGAAATTATTCtctcataaaatgttttataataatcatttgtcttttctcttttttctacTTTCCAGTACTCAACAGAGCTAAAGAAGTTGTACTGCCAAATTGCCAAGACATGTCCGATTCAGATCAAAGTGCTGACCACCCCACCACAAGGTGCTGTCATCAGGGCCATGCCTGTTTACAAGAAAGCTGAACATGTGACCGAGGTGGTGAAACGCTGCCCAAACCATGAGCTGAGCCGCGAGTTCAATGATGGTCAGTACTttgattcattaaaaaataaattctcGCTCGTGTTTCACTTCAGTAATCATCGATTGCTGTCGACACTTAATAACACGACTCGTATTGCTTCCAGGTCAGATAGCTCCTCCGAGCCATCTGATCCGCGTGGAGGGAAACAGCCACGCCCAGTATGTGGAGGACTCCATCACTGGGAGACAGAGTGTATTGGTTCCCTATGAACCTCCCCAGGTGAGCTGTCTATCATGCTGCGGCGAGGCCAGCTTAATGCTCTGTCAGCGACACCTCACCACCCCCACCTGACTCTGACAGATAGAGCGGTGACAGAGCCTGGCCCCTCAGTCCTGACACACAGCAACTGCTGGCCCCAAAAGCCCCTCAGCGTAATCATGACTGAAAACCTCACAAGAAAATAGTTCTGCTATTTTTAAACCATGTGGGTTTTATAGGCCACATGGCAAGTTatgatttataatgaaattgtgagattttattaaaaaaaattgggTTACTTGTGGTTACAAAAATGTTGTATCATTTTAGGCAATaacctttaaaatgaacaaGATTCCTTCtaattctttgtattttaagagtgtaaaatattaattgtGGTCCACTGTGCAGTTTGACTGTCCACTCTAAAACATTCTTCCTTTATGTCTTTTTGTGAATTGTATCAACAAAATGAAGGAATTTAAGATCCCTTAGCTGAAATCATAATGGAAAATAGTGTTTAGATATTTTGGAGATATATGATGAAGTTAAAGAGCTAACagatcaaagaaaaacagtcaCTATGTGCTAAGTGTGGTGTAGATGTAGCTCAACACTGTACAAAGTAACTGGACACCTGTCAGTTTTCTGCAGTAACTTAAACATTTAACTGAGAATCCTGCATTCTGTAATCAGCAGCAGTGTGGAGAAGTGAAAGAAAAGATATGAACTCATGCTGGTGTGTCCAAAACAACTAAATTCAAAGTCTGACTTTAGATAAAACttaaactaaagtaaacaaGGAAGAGCTCTTTCTCTCTAGAGCCTGGTCTCTCACTATGACAAATCCTCCAAAAAAACATCACTAACAAACATCAAATATGGCCGCCTTCTTAGAAAAATTATTGAAGATTAGAGAGCAGCTGCTTGTAAACACAGGTTATATAGTAACCAGGTTatatttgtgcatgtaaacacattttctaatcAGGGCCTCTTGTTTCTTCTGTGCATTCAGTGATGTCACTCACTCAGTGTCGTTCTCCTCTCTCAGGTCGGGACAGAATTTACCACAATTTTGTACAACTTCATGTGCAACTCGAGCTGTGTGGGTGGAATGAACAGACGCCCAATCCTCATCATTGTCACTCTGGAAACCAGAGAGTAAGAcacatcatcctcatcatcctcagtGGTTGCCTCCATGTTAGCGGTGGATTGTTTCTGATCCGGTTGCTGTGTGTCCCTGTCTTCTCGCAGTGGTCAGGTATTAGGCCGCCGGTGCTTCGAGGCCAGGATCTGTGCCTGCCCGGGCCGAGACCGGAAGGCAGATGAGGACAGCATCCGCAAGCAGCACGTAACGGACGCCACAAAGAGCAGTGAGGGTACGAAACGCCGTAAGTAGTGCTGGGGCTGGTGACGGGCTGTCGAGCTTTGGTCTTACCTGACATGCTTCCAGTGTCAAGGACCCTCAACGCTAACACTCAGTGGATGCTGCCAACCTCTTTCCCTCGCTTGTTTCCCATACTGCTCTGGCTTAGGCTAACTGTTGCTAACTGCACATGGCCAGTGGTACTCACACTGTACTCTCCTCTTTTCAGCCTTCCGCCAGGTTTCCCACGGCATACAGATGTCCACCATCAAGAAGAGAAGATCTACAGATGAGGAGGTTTTTTGTTTGCCTGTAAGTATTACTTCTTTGTTTCAGggaaaagttttaaaacatcatTCTGAGAGTGTCTCAGCTGCTTATTGAccattgtctttcttttttttttcttatagaTCAAAGGCCGTGAAATTTATGAGATTTTGGTAAAAATCAAAGAGTCTCTGGAACTCATGCAGTTTCTGCCCCAACATACAATTGAGTCgtacaggcagcagcagcagaatctCCTCCAGAAACAGTGAGTACCAGTATAGATTCCTAATAAAGTAAAGCTCATTTGTTCTCAGGCACATTAGGAAAGACAGGCCTACATTACTTGCAAGGTTCACCCTCCAAATCGTTGTTTTGACAGTACTCTCCTTATCTAATTCTTACTAAATTTCTTGTTTGCTTGCCAGGAAAATTTcctgtaaactttttttttggatgaaatagtttttgttttgaataGAGTGCAGTGATTCAACATGGTTGACTGATAAAGGCTATGCATGTGATTTTTTGATTCCATTTACTCCTGCCACTGGCGCATCACAGCTATCACGTAAAAGCTGATAATAATTGCTCTAAAATGGGTGTTACGCAGTGTTCAGCAGCCGAGAATTTACCTAGAATTTGCTCAAGGCTTGCAACTTGGAGGGTGAGCCTTGCAACAAGTAGAGCTGTTTTCTTTCCTCACTGTCTCTCATGGGACACAAGCCAAAGCTGGTGAATCGTGACAAATGTACCTGGCTATGCTTTGTTAAGGAGAAGCTTCCAAAGATTCATGGTAACGCCTTTGGGTGCTTTGCCAGGTTTGCACAACAGCACTCAACAAAATCCGTGCCTCAGTCTCATCTATTCGCCTCGGCATAATTAAaactctgtctcacacacacttttgttcGTCCACGCCCATTTCACTATAAGCTATGGAAAAGAGGAGATGGGTGTAAATGATAGTTTGACAGCACTAAAATGATAATTACTGCTTATGTTATAGTTTCCCATTAAGAGACTGGCAGACAGCCTCACTGTGAGATCATGCctgctttcactgtttttaactttatttgtatttgttgttggATACTTGTTGCTCGCTGTCAGGCACTAAAATATTGGTAATTATGGAAATACTGTGAACAATCATTTAATTAACAGATATTtaactaaatacatttcttaATAGTACTTTAAGTACTCAATAATTTTAGATTGTAGAGTTAAAATATTAGTATTCTCTCTAGGAGTTGGTATATCTATCCTTCATGTGCAtgtttttctcatctttctctgtattttcttaaaatCCTCAGAGCCAGAATAACTTGCTTCTCTCTTCTGTAATTTATAACTTCAACATTGTTTCCTTCAAAGCCTTTGAAATAAAACGTTCAGTCAACAGCAAAtgcttcttttccttcttttttcctcactgtgtTAACCGCCAAATGATACCACTCTGCACATTCCAGTGGTGAAATGTTGTGATCTGTGTTTGCATAGTGCCATCTTCTGGAAGACGGCATTAGTGCagaaacattcaacattttctgtcacacaaactttttttttttcccagtaacATTTGTTGAGCTGCTTTTTCTAAAACCTCTGGGCCTCTCTGGGgtcactttctctctcctcctctgcagtgagcccttattttctattctgctctctcttctttctgGTTCCTCCCTGCAGTCTGATAAAAACCCGTCTTGGTAGCCAGCTCCTGGAACCTGCAGGAGAACAGAGGCGGCGCTGCAGCTCCTCCTGAAACTCTGCCCcacattcctcctcctcctcctcccccaagTTACACGGACCTCctctttgtctccttttttctcaACTCTGATTTTTCTGATCTCCTCACTTTCTGCATTTCCTGGGTGTCTGGATTCTACACTGAGGATGTGATACTGACACATTAAGATCTGTTGCTGCTGCAAGATGACGGATTATCACTTTCACTATCCACTTTGACTACCGGCTCTACTGAAATAGTCCTTGAAATTCATAGAAGAGCATCTTAGACTGTTTTGCATGCGTTATATTTGTCAGAAACAGGATATTTTGTAGAGTTGCCTATTGTGATGACATCCTCAGTCGCCACTTTGTTCAGGTCATCCCTGTTTATCATTTATGTGTTGCATAAAAGCTGTTTGTGAAACGTTCATCCCATTCAGCCTCCTCACCTTTACTATGGCTGAAGGTGGACAGGAACCAAGCcctaaatgtttgtttctttatgttacttgactcattcaagtgaatgttTTGCCTTTGCATCGTCATGAGAGCTGGACTCAGAAAATCGTAGCAAATCTTGTGGGGTTTTGGGGGGAAGAGACTTTATTATTGAGAGAACGTTTCGCTAATGCTGGTCATGTTTTATAAAGTCACTGCAGGACAGTTTGcgtgtctttgtttttgatcctgtttttaacaataaaatgtcttttaacgGAGGAAATGTGCTCTCTGTTATCTACAGAGCCTCTGTGACCATTCTGTTTGaaacagattattttgttatttttgtggctGCTGCACTTTTGTCTTTCGGAACATAataaatggctttttttttgttgcttgaactctgtccttttcttttacttctctgcTATTTCATTATTAGAATATGTGGTCAGTGTTAGTACTCATAAGACCCTTCCATTGGCCTTATTAGTAGCTCTCAAAAATAACATGAAGCTACTGTAATATTCTATAATGCTATAATTAGTTTATGTTCGTTTAAAAGAGTCATTATTGTTTCTATGAAAGGATGTCGACCAG
Encoded proteins:
- the tp63 gene encoding tumor protein 63 isoform X5, yielding MSQNQSAQTSDFFSQDVFNQLFDMLDQSAIHSVQPIELNFTESPTDGSTGNTIQISMDCITMHEPDETLSSQYTNLGLLNSMDQNIQNGGSTSTSPYNNDHAQNNVTAPSPYAQPSSTFDALSPSPAIPSNTDYAGPHTFDVSFQQSSTAKSATWTYSTELKKLYCQIAKTCPIQIKVLTTPPQGAVIRAMPVYKKAEHVTEVVKRCPNHELSREFNDGQIAPPSHLIRVEGNSHAQYVEDSITGRQSVLVPYEPPQVGTEFTTILYNFMCNSSCVGGMNRRPILIIVTLETRDGQVLGRRCFEARICACPGRDRKADEDSIRKQHVTDATKSSEGTKRPFRQVSHGIQMSTIKKRRSTDEEVFCLPIKGREIYEILVKIKESLELMQFLPQHTIESYRQQQQNLLQKQTSMPSQPSYGSSSPTHGKVNKLPSVSQLINPQQRNTLTPSSMSGGLTDTSSYGWAAQAAWITSQHRA